One stretch of Lacimicrobium alkaliphilum DNA includes these proteins:
- a CDS encoding glycoside-pentoside-hexuronide (GPH):cation symporter: MALSVKEKVAYGLGDTASNIVFQSVMLFLSFFYTDVFGISPAIVGTLFLVVRIFDAVTDPLMGAINDRTNSRHGKFRPYLLWLAVPFGLISVLAFTTPDLSPDGKVVYAFVTYGLLMLAYTAINIPYSALGGVLTADPGERVSVQSYRFVFGMLGGLLVTAFTLPLVDWFGQGDKALGYQLTIAAMSAVGVIFFWLCFAGTKERIFPPATQNSSFRQDMASLWQNDQWRILCIAAILVLFGMVIRNTLAIYYVKYYLGREDLITLFVTLGMVGNILGCALAQWLAKRLCKVKAYILIQLIAAVLCVAAFFVDSEQLVLAFMIYIAWCFVLQMGTPLLWAKMADIVDYGQWRTGLRITGMTYSSIVFFIKLGLALGGAVAGWLLAYYGYAPNQVQSEQTRQGILLSFTLLPAVTFVLVAAVMKFYKLNDAKVVQVRQELERIGT, from the coding sequence ATGGCCTTGTCGGTAAAAGAAAAAGTCGCTTATGGTCTGGGAGATACGGCCAGCAATATCGTCTTTCAGTCGGTCATGCTGTTCCTGTCATTCTTTTATACCGATGTGTTTGGGATTTCCCCGGCCATTGTCGGTACGTTATTTCTTGTTGTGCGCATCTTCGACGCCGTCACAGACCCCCTGATGGGTGCCATCAACGACAGAACCAACAGCCGTCATGGGAAATTCCGGCCCTATTTGTTGTGGCTGGCCGTGCCCTTTGGCCTGATCAGTGTTCTCGCCTTTACCACGCCGGACCTGTCCCCCGACGGTAAAGTAGTTTATGCCTTTGTGACTTATGGCCTGCTGATGCTGGCCTATACTGCCATCAATATTCCCTATTCGGCGCTGGGTGGTGTGCTGACAGCCGATCCCGGTGAGAGGGTATCGGTGCAGTCCTACCGCTTTGTATTCGGTATGCTCGGTGGATTGTTGGTGACGGCCTTTACCCTGCCGCTGGTGGACTGGTTCGGCCAGGGAGACAAGGCCCTTGGCTATCAGCTCACCATTGCCGCCATGAGCGCTGTTGGTGTGATATTTTTCTGGCTGTGTTTTGCCGGCACTAAAGAACGTATCTTTCCGCCTGCGACCCAGAACTCCTCTTTCAGACAGGATATGGCCTCTTTGTGGCAAAATGACCAGTGGAGAATACTCTGTATTGCAGCGATTCTGGTGCTATTTGGCATGGTCATCCGCAATACCCTGGCGATTTATTATGTGAAGTACTATCTGGGACGTGAGGATTTGATTACCTTGTTTGTCACATTGGGTATGGTGGGTAATATTCTTGGTTGTGCCCTGGCTCAGTGGCTGGCGAAAAGGCTGTGTAAAGTAAAGGCGTACATACTGATTCAGCTCATTGCTGCTGTACTTTGTGTTGCCGCGTTCTTTGTGGACTCTGAGCAACTGGTGCTGGCCTTTATGATCTATATTGCCTGGTGTTTTGTGTTGCAGATGGGCACACCGCTGTTGTGGGCGAAGATGGCGGATATTGTTGATTATGGTCAGTGGCGCACCGGGCTGCGGATTACCGGCATGACCTATTCCTCTATTGTGTTTTTTATCAAGCTGGGACTGGCCTTAGGCGGTGCTGTGGCTGGCTGGTTGCTGGCCTATTATGGATATGCGCCAAATCAGGTACAATCTGAACAGACCCGACAGGGCATTCTGCTTTCATTTACTCTGTTACCCGCCGTTACCTTTGTGCTGGTGGCTGCAGTAATGAAATTCTATAAGCTTAATGACGCCAAAGTAGTACAGGTTCGACAAGAACTGGAAAGGATTGGTACTTAG
- a CDS encoding GH1 family beta-glucosidase: MNNKAISLPLTSPLLSKEFIFGVATASFQIEGAAESRLDTIWDTFCATPGKIRDGSDGKRACDHVHHWEEDLRLIRSLGVDAYRFSVSWARVMHADGSVNQQGLDFYIALLDRLNEYGIKAFVTLYHWDLPQHLEDKGGWLNRETAFKFRDYAQLVSRAFGDRVYSYATLNEPFCSAYLGYEAGIHAPGHKSRAYGKQAAHHLLLAHGLAMQVLDDNAPEALNGIVLNFSPCYPESDSAEDIEAAKMADEYFNHWYLQPLLEQRYPDVLDKLPEDEHPPVQAGDLAIIGHKLDYIGINYYTRERYQASSTELFEKLEHEQQPLTDMGWEVFPQGLTDLLLDYHQRYQLPAVYITENGAAMVDKLVDGKVDDPERLAYLQSHLRAVHDAAIKGVDVRGYFAWSLMDNFEWAEGYLKRFGIVYVDYHSQQRIIKSSGYAYRDFLLQKAQSGNVKQQGGAK; the protein is encoded by the coding sequence TTGAATAACAAGGCAATTTCATTACCCCTCACGTCCCCTTTGCTGAGCAAGGAATTTATTTTTGGTGTAGCAACCGCTTCTTTTCAGATTGAAGGTGCCGCAGAGTCCAGGCTGGATACGATCTGGGATACCTTTTGTGCCACACCGGGCAAAATCCGTGACGGTTCAGATGGTAAAAGGGCCTGTGATCATGTGCATCACTGGGAGGAAGATCTCAGACTGATCAGATCTTTGGGCGTGGATGCCTATCGGTTTTCGGTCTCCTGGGCGAGGGTTATGCACGCCGATGGGAGTGTCAATCAGCAGGGACTGGACTTTTATATTGCCTTACTGGATCGCCTCAATGAATACGGCATTAAGGCATTTGTTACCCTGTATCACTGGGATTTGCCCCAGCATCTGGAAGATAAGGGCGGCTGGCTGAACCGGGAAACCGCTTTCAAATTTCGTGATTATGCGCAGTTGGTGTCCCGTGCTTTTGGCGACAGGGTGTATTCCTATGCCACTCTGAATGAGCCCTTTTGCAGTGCTTATCTGGGCTATGAGGCGGGTATTCATGCTCCCGGGCACAAGAGCCGTGCTTACGGTAAGCAGGCGGCCCACCATCTTTTGTTAGCCCATGGCCTGGCGATGCAGGTGCTGGACGACAATGCGCCGGAGGCCCTGAATGGCATCGTACTGAATTTCAGCCCCTGTTATCCGGAATCAGATTCCGCGGAGGATATTGAGGCGGCAAAAATGGCTGACGAATACTTTAATCACTGGTATCTACAGCCGTTACTGGAACAGCGCTATCCCGATGTACTGGATAAATTGCCGGAAGATGAACATCCGCCGGTACAGGCTGGTGATCTGGCCATCATTGGCCACAAACTGGATTATATTGGCATTAACTATTACACCCGCGAGCGCTATCAGGCCTCATCTACAGAGCTGTTTGAAAAGCTCGAACATGAGCAGCAGCCCTTGACGGATATGGGCTGGGAAGTGTTTCCTCAGGGCCTGACAGATTTACTGCTGGATTATCATCAACGCTACCAGTTGCCTGCCGTATACATCACAGAAAATGGTGCCGCCATGGTCGATAAACTGGTTGATGGCAAGGTGGATGATCCTGAACGTCTGGCTTATCTGCAAAGCCATTTGCGTGCGGTACATGATGCAGCCATAAAAGGTGTGGATGTCAGGGGCTATTTTGCCTGGAGTCTGATGGATAATTTTGAGTGGGCGGAGGGGTACCTGAAGCGCTTTGGCATTGTCTATGTGGACTACCACAGCCAACAGCGTATTATCAAATCCAGTGGTTATGCATACCGGGATTTTCTGTTGCAAAAAGCACAGTCCGGTAATGTTAAACAACAAGGTGGAGCGAAGTAA